The region GGAAATGATATTATGAAATGGAGAGCAGTTATTTTTGGTCCTACAGACACACCATGGGAAGGAGgtatataaagaatatttcATCTAAAGTATCAGAATACATGTGGGTATATTATGTCctaatttatttacatatttacttattcatttatttaccATTTTCATGCATATAGGTACTTTTCATTTAGAACTTTTGTTCGGAAATGAATATCCAAACAAGCCACCTAAAGTCAAATTTTTAACGAAAATGTTTCATcccaatatatatatggatggaaatatatgtattgaTATTCTTCAAAAACATTGGAGCCCAATTTATGATATTTCCGCAATCTTAACATCAATACAATCATTACTTAGCGACCCTAACCCCAATAGTCCAGCAAACCAAGAAGCTGCTCTTTTATTTGTTGAAAATAGAATTGAATACAATcgaagaattaaaaattgtgtaaaagaatcttttaattttattgaacaaaaaattgaagaggaagaagaagataaaaaagcataagacaaataaaaaattataagtgaaaaaaaatataggaaattttttaatcattaatctctttttctttttttcaataaatttgtattaaaaaaatgtaaatagtAGCACGTATAACTTACAGTGCATGAAAAATACCTTTATCCGAAAACCCTAAATTTTGTTGTACTTTTGACCTTTTGCagaattaatatatttacaaatatatattatactaatagttttaataataagtaTGATAAATCTTCTAATCATATTAAGATAtctttttctaaaaatttCGAGATTCgtatattatgtatttgTTGGTTTATTACGctactatttattttttatattttttttgtttactcttaattaattatatcatcatttttttacagttttatactaataaatattttatttcacaaatctatttatatgcattcGTGAAGTATGCACATTGGCATTGAATTTAATCCttatgttatatatgtgtatatatgaattttcTTACATATGCTACctaaataattttgcatATGTATGTtctatgcatattttatccgaggtatatttattaatataaaaatagacaaTCTCtaaatgcatattattttatgtatatatttcatttatatatatttttcaccattttttaacatataaATTGTTTTCGATATGTGggatatgtatatatattttcccgCGAAATAAAAACCGAaatgtaaattttataatataaaaaaatgagtaatatagtatttattaataatacacCAATGATACTTTGAAACCTGTATTCATATGTGGATAAGCAATTATTCTACGAAATTACGAGATAACCGtcttgtttattttataagaaacatattatattattattaatggTTAAATGCATATTCATGTGAGGTGGGCAATTTTATATGCTACTCAATATGAATGCCTATCTATAAGGCCGTAAATGCTTATGCTATTATTTGAAGGACAATAGCTTAATTGTTAGTATAAGCGATATACTTATTATATAccattatatgtatataactATGTAACAAATATTGCACATAAAAACATATCGactttatatttacaacaATAAGAATAGCAGTcctaaatatttataggctaatatttgaataattcgaatgttatataataccaattaaataataaataaaagcaTGTAGCATTCTTATTATAATGTTTATCAAATtgatttgaaaaaatgagaatataaatgttcaactaaatattaattacgTTGGTATTCCATTAAATTATggagaaaaagaaaaaatatggttCACCATAAAAAGTGGCTTCAAGCATATtcaaggaaaaaaataatacttatggctttataaaaaaaaatatataaaagtacttaaattatacaataaataaaatatataaataatcataataattttcattaagGGGAATacgtatatattaaaatatcgTGCTACccatatatgcattatatatataataatgtacgcaacaaaatatttttaaaaatatatttaaaaaatggaaaaatattatcacgtattttatgaaaaaaattctattaaaaatatgcatatatatatataataataatatagcaTAAATCACAAAAagtaacaaataaatatggcatacctttatcatattttatcatctctttatgtatataattattttacatgtatcatttaaaatatatatattttagtataaataatagcaGAACGCTTCTTaatttcatattatattctccccatattttttatttaagaGAGAAACTTAAATAAACCAATAgccatatataaatatatttatttatgcaaGTATGAACTTATTTGTTTGCcgtaaaaaaaacaaaatgtttgatattaatttttaaatataattatttgattttttttaataaaaaattaataaaaagaaaaaaattgaaaaaaaaaaccgTAAGGTAATAAAATACCAAAGAATAATAGAATAAATCCATTAGATCAATTTTCATTCTATtaattaacattttttgaaaagaTATGTTTTCTTTtggtatattaaaaaaatcgaaTAAAGAGGAGGAGGAAAATCaggataaaaatgatgaagaaaGTAAAGAcatagaaaatgataacAATGGGGAAGGATCATCTAATGAACAAGTAAAACAAGAAAATGATACTAAAGCGGGAAATAAGAGAACTAGAAAGCCGGCTAGACGAGGTAGAAAAAGTGCTAAAGAGGaagagaaaaaagaaaatgaagagCCCCAAGAAGAGAAAACTGAAATCGAAGAGAAAAAAGAAGTCgaggaaaaaaaaggaaggCGAGGAAGAAGAGAACCTGCAGCGAAAAGAGGAAGAAAAGGACAGGCAGCTGATAATGAAGAAGCAAAGAAAGACagtgatataaaaaaagaagggAAAACGGAAAATGATAAGTCAGAAAACGACTTAAcaaaagaaattaaaatgGCTGAAGAGTTAAAAGATAAAGATGCCAAAGCTAGTGCATTAACACTTGAAATATTAGGGGATATCCCAAATGCCGATTTAAAACCTccagaaaatatattgtttgtTTGTAAATTAAATCCTATAACTGAAGAAgatgatttaaaaacaatatttttaagatTTGGTCCTATAATTTCATGTAATATTGTAAAGGATAAAGTAACAAATAATTCACTTCAATATGCATTTATcgaatttgaaaaaaaagaagattGTTTAAATGCTTACTTTGAAATGGATAATGTTGTTATAGATGACAGACGCATACATGTTGATTTTTGTCAATctttatcaaaatataaatcagATATGTCTAAATGGAAAATTGACAATACAGATTTATTTGATCGTATTAAACATGCAAATTTTAGTGAtccaaatataaaaagaaataaaaacaacGAAGATGATAGTGTAAGAgtatttaaatatgaaagtgataataacaaatcaaataaagatgaaaaagatagaaaagaaaatgatgacGATAAGCGCAATAGAAGCATTAGTAAAtatgattataataaaaaaaaaaatagtggCTATTCAagatatgataaatatcATAGTGGTCCATACCCATATAGAAGAAATTCCTTTAAACatagatataataataactatAAAATGGGAAGTGGCGGACCTGGTAaaaactattattatagaaaaaattttaataattatcatGATCGAAATgattattatcataataaatattccgGAAGAAACGATAGTATAaccaataaaaaatatcatgGGTATAAAAATGACCATGAAAATGATGGCGATACGAAATAtgataaacataaaaaagaagatcGAAGCCGTTCTTATGATTCTCAacataaagataaaaaagaacATTCACACGAGCGTGATGATCCAAATGATGAATATTCTAAGCAAGACAAAAAAGGAAAGGAAAAAGATGATGGCCCCAATGATTCAGGAAGTGCAGCGGGTgaccaaaaaaaatattatgatgataaaaataaagatcaCGATGATTATAAtcaaaaatcaaataaatttaaaaataatagaaataGTGAAAGAGATAATTCCGAATATGGTAAccgaaaaaattataatgacTATAAAAAACCGAATGAcgataaatattattatgataaaaaaagaaaatacaaTGATGATTATTATAGGAATAATGACAATTATAGAAGGGATTATTACAAGGATAAAAATCCATACGAcaaaagacaaaaaatgtatgatggaaataaatatggtgATAGATacgacaaaaaaaattatgataataaatatcGTAACGATGATTACAAGAATAGAGACAATGGATACGACAAATATAGGGATGACAGATACAGAGATGACAGATACAGAGATGATAGATACAGAGATGACAGATATAGGGATGATAAATATAGGGATAATAGATATAAAGAtgacaaatataaaaccgataaatataaaaacaatgataaatataacgataaatatgataactataaagataaaaaatactatgatgaaaaaaattcgaAATCTTATTATGACAATAAAGatacaaaaacaaaatataaagactCAAACAAAAGTAAAGGAAAATTTAATTCCGCTGATAGTCCCCGTAGTTCCAATGATAGATATGGATCAAAAAacaaggaaaaaaaaaacgataaatattcttcaaaagataaaaaaaaaaatgatgatcaTAACAAATCAGCATCAAAAAATTCGTATGATGCCAAATCAAACTCAGCCAATTCATCTTATTAAAGCCATTGACGAACAAGTTGAGTATATTCAGTTTTGCCCATGTTTGAAAATGAatttcttatttatttatatacatatatgatATACTCATTCTAAATGAGAAAATTAAGGAAAAActcattaaaatatttattcagCTTTTCTTAAGTTATATGagtattcataaaaataatgtatatacttaaaattaatttatcgttttcattaaaaggaaaaattcttaaagaaaaatattcccTTAGAAAATGGCCAACACacacatgcatatatatatatggctttcatagaagaaaaaagaatatcgtctctttatatattgcaTGATTAAATTTCATGTTGCATAactataattaattaagaattttttttgttcaaaTACCTTTTAAAGctttttattgttatattaattttttttaattatttaaatatacaaaaaaatcatatgacaccatattttttacacatttttaattatgtataaaaCGTTCCTATTTATTCGTATTATTCTtttgcatataataaaataaaagggaTATAATATTAGCAGCATAGACaactatttataaataataaaaataaataggtTAAACTGTTAGAAAtatccaaaaaaaatatatatttttttttaaatagacTAATATaccttttatttaaaaaaacttgTTACACGAAATTGCTCTGCAAATAGAGAATcaatcattttatttttccaattAAATGAGgaaaattgttattatcattttcctTTTAACCATTAATGTTTTTTCTACTCATATGCTTTTTATGAATAGTATTGTAATTTtccataatatatatttttccccAATTTAGCCGTTTTGTGATATTCTTACAATGCCCAATcaaattgtaataataataccctaataaaaacaataccatatccaaataaatttatataatgccatatcttttgtatataataattatggcCATGGATCTAAACTAAGAACGCAGGACAATGGACAATGGGAAAAGTTGCTAATGAATTACACAcataaaatgataatattatattttcttaaaaagctttctttttttacatttctcatttatattaatttaaagaaTTAATAAGAAATGGCTTTCATGCTACcgaaaaaatgcatatatagctatattatatatatgcatgttaACTTATTAGGCTCTTATATTAAAGGAGAAATGTGTCCTTTGTGGTGTTCTTAAAAAAGgggttttattattttatgttcaTTAATTTATCGAAGggtatttaataatatcggtgggaaaaaataaaataatgttaaaaaaaattatgagtttattgaacaaaataaaatcgaataatttctttaaaatatataaatattttaaggAATTATTAACCTTGCGGAATAGCATTCTTTAATGCATAAATGATATTTTGAATTTCACTTTCTTAAATAGAAagctaaaaatatatgttaatatatatttaaatagcTATTTCATCATTGTAAgcttagaaaaaaaaaaatgaaatatatgaaaaaaaatattttttttataatattaaaatgaaaactTAAGGCAAAAATTTGGCGAattcatatacatataaatttttgcTTATATACtatgcatgtatatatgcattaaatatgtattatatgtaaattatatatatttattgatttattttttgcttattttactgagtatattattaaaagaaatggGCTTtgttttaatgaaaattttattttatattatacgcatatgcatattaaaaaaaatggaagcATTCTcatacattaaaaaaatatatttgtaaaattgagaaaaaacttattttttttcttttattttttttaagaaaaaaaatattatgtatacatataaataatattattatatatatatgaataattcTCTAGTTTTAGATACTAAGgaaaatacataatttcacattatatgtatgcttcgatgtatacatatataggaataaatatgaataatattttatatgagcaagttacataatatttttataatgatatttgtataaatgtTCCTTaccatatacatataaataatatatatgtttgtaAAATTGAATAGTAAAATGCATGAGAAAAATACATTTGTAACCCatgaattatatgaatGCACATGAACTTATGTCATTAAAATTacgaaaaataataattatatatatttttgcaaTTATTTATTGAGCCTGAGCAATAATACACTTAtgctaaaaatatttcataccAAGGCACATGCATTCTTATAACTTATCATATTTACTATAAGCAAGCTAATAATAAGCAGCTAGATATAAAGTTGCCATAATTTCGCCATATATTGCACATCAACTGTTTTTTATgcgtttattatttaaaaaatatattaaaaagaaaaaatggataGACGAATTGAAGCGAGACGAAAAGAATTCAAGAAAAACTGTGATGATACAAGAAGAAAAAGAGAAGACTTGGTAGTACAAATAAGAAAGCAACAAAGAGAATGCCAGTTAGAAAGTAAAAGAGCCATGGTAATGGCAAATATCGGGCTCGAAGAAAATAactcatataatataaattatggtAAATCAAATCAAAATGATTCAACTAAtgattcattatataatacatcCTCAAATAATAGTTCGAATACATTAgaaatgttaaaaaaaataccaa is a window of Plasmodium vinckei vinckei genome assembly, chromosome: PVVCY_14 DNA encoding:
- a CDS encoding RNA-binding protein, putative, with the protein product MFSFGILKKSNKEEEENQDKNDEESKDIENDNNGEGSSNEQVKQENDTKAGNKRTRKPARRGRKSAKEEEKKENEEPQEEKTEIEEKKEVEEKKGRRGRREPAAKRGRKGQAADNEEAKKDSDIKKEGKTENDKSENDLTKEIKMAEELKDKDAKASALTLEILGDIPNADLKPPENILFVCKLNPITEEDDLKTIFLRFGPIISCNIVKDKVTNNSLQYAFIEFEKKEDCLNAYFEMDNVVIDDRRIHVDFCQSLSKYKSDMSKWKIDNTDLFDRIKHANFSDPNIKRNKNNEDDSVRVFKYESDNNKSNKDEKDRKENDDDKRNRSISKYDYNKKKNSGYSRYDKYHSGPYPYRRNSFKHRYNNNYKMGSGGPGKNYYYRKNFNNYHDRNDYYHNKYSGRNDSITNKKYHGYKNDHENDGDTKYDKHKKEDRSRSYDSQHKDKKEHSHERDDPNDEYSKQDKKGKEKDDGPNDSGSAAGDQKKYYDDKNKDHDDYNQKSNKFKNNRNSERDNSEYGNRKNYNDYKKPNDDKYYYDKKRKYNDDYYRNNDNYRRDYYKDKNPYDKRQKMYDGNKYGDRYDKKNYDNKYRNDDYKNRDNGYDKYRDDRYRDDRYRDDRYRDDRYRDDKYRDNRYKDDKYKTDKYKNNDKYNDKYDNYKDKKYYDEKNSKSYYDNKDTKTKYKDSNKSKGKFNSADSPRSSNDRYGSKNKEKKNDKYSSKDKKKNDDHNKSASKNSYDAKSNSANSSY
- a CDS encoding ubiquitin-conjugating enzyme, putative, which gives rise to MSNLAKKRLIRDFKKLQIDSPYGVSGSPIGNDIMKWRAVIFGPTDTPWEGGTFHLELLFGNEYPNKPPKVKFLTKMFHPNIYMDGNICIDILQKHWSPIYDISAILTSIQSLLSDPNPNSPANQEAALLFVENRIEYNRRIKNCVKESFNFIEQKIEEEEEDKKA